From the genome of Phlebotomus papatasi isolate M1 chromosome 2, Ppap_2.1, whole genome shotgun sequence:
attttctcggaaaattcattctcaATGAGTTTGCGCAATGTATTTCCTGACAATTCGCGTCACATTTGCAAATTCTTGCCAAATTTCTGCATTTTCgtcaattcaaaaattcattaaagtGTCTCAATCGTCACCTTTGTAACCTAGGAGTGTTCTATTGGTGGAAAACTCTTCAAAATTACCCTAAAAATACCCAAATAAGTATTTGTTTACATCGTACCGGTGTCATAAAGTGGAATGGGAAGGTTTGTGGTCAAACAATTCCCCTATTTTCGCACGTGACTCCCcaaaattcactaaatataattgtcaattaaataaattttccagaaGAAAAGTATGAATTAATATCACAATTTAGAATCTTGATGATCCAAGAGACTCTCTACCATCTTCAGGATCGGGTGTTTCGATACAAGATTTTGGTGAAAACCCCTCATGAAAAAGGGTCTGCAAGGGCATGAAAAACTCATGGAGACGCTAAAGTTTGTAGATAAGGGCAGTAATTGGGAGGCTTGGGGGATACTTTTCCATGGCAATCGTCGccatttttccattttcttgcAAATTGTCACTGTCAGTGAAAATTTTCAGCTGGACTTCAATCATGAAGATCTGGGAAGTGTGAAAAGTTGTACAAAAATGTTAGGTAGAAAACAAAGTCTCAAGGGTGAACCCATTCTGGCGGACTACGGACCCGAAGAGTCCCTCAATGAGAGTGCAGACATTGAATGGGTGAACAAATTATGGGTGAGACGTCTGATGCGTCTCTGTGCCCTAGTTTCCCTTACATCAGTCTCCCTGAACACACCCAAGACATTCGAGCGTCATCCACCATTGCAGTATATCACCTTTGTCTGTGACACCATCGTGACCTTTCTCTTTAGTGCCGAAATGATCGCCAAGATGCACATCAGGGGCGTCTACAAGGGTGAAGTACCCTACCTTAAGGATCACTGGTGCCAATTTGACGCAACAATGGTCACCTTTCTTTGGATGTCAATCACCTTGCAAGTATTTGAAATACTTGGAATCGTTCATGAATTCTCCTACTTATCCATTATGCGTGCACCCCGACCACTTATAATGATTCGCTTCCTGCGAGTCTTCCTGAAGTTTTCCATGCCAAAGAGTCGCATCAATCAAATATTCAAGTTAGTCTTCACATTCTTGTGCTCTTAATCCTTTTCAATATCCCTAACAATCCTAATCTTTGATTTTCTTGATTCCAGGCGATCAAGCCAACAGATTTACAATGTCACACTGTTCTTCCTATTCTTCATGTCCTTATATGGACTTCTGGGTGTTCAATTCTTTGGCGAACTCAAAAATCACTGTGTGCTCAACACAACGGAAATTGAGTAAGTAGTATGATCAATATAATCTGATGACCGTgatgacccattcgggattttggcttttgggacttTGCAGAACTTCGGCTAttaaggattttggtttttcggaattttagcttctcgggattttggctttcgggattttcatttttccagatcttggatttttgggataatggttttcggaattttggctttcaagactttagctttcgggatttcggtttttaacgattttagttttcgagatattgcCTTTCCGGGATTATGATTTAtcgagattttgattttccgggattttgtctttcgggatttcgtttttcgggattttggttttagggattttagcttttggcaCTTTAGCTTTCAGAGTtttggtttcgggattttggcttttcgagttTTTGACTTAAGGGATCTTGgtttagggattttggtttttcaggatttttgctttcgggatttcggtttttaactattttagttttcgagatattgcCTTtctgagattttgacttttcgggattttgatttttcgagattttggattttcgggattttatctttcgggattttgcctttcgagattttggttttagggattttagcttttgagaCATTAGCTTtgagaattttggtttttctggattttggtttttgggatttcggtCTTTAACGATTTTAGTTTTCGACATATTGCCTttctgggattttgacttttcgggattttgatttttcgagattttagattttggctttcgtgattttggttttAGGGATTTTCGCTTTTGAGACTTTAGCTTTCAGAGTTTTGGTTTCggaatttggcttttgggactttggcttttcgggtttttgactATCGGGATCTTGGTTtagagattttgatttttcagaatttgtGTTTTCAGAAATTTAGCTTACGGGACCTtggctttctgaattttggttTCGAACTTTTGCTTTTGGCAATTcagtttttcaggattttggctttcgggatttgggttTTAGGGATTTCAGGTTTTAAGACTttaacttttagaattttggtttttctggattttggcttttgggactttcgcttttcgggtttttgactttcgggatcttGATTTAGGGAtttgtttttcagaattttgagttttcagaattttaacttgcaggactttggctttcagaattttgatttcgaCATTATGGTTTTGGCATTTcagtttttcagaattttggcttcggaattttaactttcgggaccttggcccatttgggattttgtcttttctggatttttgcttttaggattttgattttcgagactttggctttcaggattttggcttttcgtgaggttggctttcgagatttccgTTTTGAGGATTtagacttttcggaattttggtttttccggattttggcttataTTTTAGCATTCGCCCAATTCGCCCAAACTTtagcccatttgggattttggcttttggaaattttgaccattcttagttattcgagatttcgacccattcaaaattttggtttaccgggattttggtattcaggattttgacattcggaattttggcttttgagataaTAGCGTTCAGGATTTAGACCATTACCCGATAATACTATGCATTTTCTTATTTCCAGCACCCTTACAATCAATTCCTTGGCCATTCCGGACACTTTCTGCTCCACCGACGAAGATTCAGGATATCAGTGTCCTGATGGTATGAAGTGTATGAAAATGGACTTTCTCACGAGTTACGTTCAAGGATTCAATGGTTTTGAAGACATCGCCACTAGTATTTTTACAGTCTACCAGGCTGCTTCGCAAGAAGGTTGGGTGTTCATAATGTACCGAGCAATTGACTCCCTTCCCGCATGGCGAGCTGCTTTCTACTTCAGCACCATGATCTTCTTCTTGGCATGGCTCGTGAAGAATGTCTTCATAGCCGTTATTACCGAGACCTTCAATGAGATTCGAGTACAATTCCAGCAAATGTGGGGCGTTCGTGgacaaattcaaaatagcacAGCATCGCAGATTCTTTCTGGCGACGACACAGGATGGAAACTTGTCACGATTGATGATAACAAGCATGGGGGATTGGCTCCTGAAACTTGCCATGCTGTACTGCGATCCCCATACTTCCGTCTCCTTGTTATGTCCGTGATCCTGGCCAATGGAATTGTTACAGCAACTATGCACTTCAGACACGATGGCCGACCACGGCAGGTCTTCTATGAGAGATATTACTACATTGAAGTCACATTTACATTCTTCCTGGACCTCGAGACACTTTTTAAGATTTACTGTCTTGGATGGCGAGGATACTTCAAACATTCTATCCACAAATTTGAGCTACTTCTTGCCATCGGAACTACACTTCATGTCATTCCTGGACTTTATCTCTCAGGACTAACATACTTCCAGGTTTTGCGCGTAGTTCGACTCATCAAAGCCTCTCCAATGCTTGAGGGTTTCGTGTATAAGATCTTCGGTCCTGGCAAGAAACTCGGTTCACTGATCATTTTCACTATGTGCTTACTGATCATCAGTTCCAGCATATCAATGCAACTCTTCTGCTTTCTCTGTGACTTTACCAAGTTTGAAACCTTCCCCGAAGCATTCATGTCTATGTTTCAAATCTTAACTCAAGAGGCCTGGGTTGAAGTTATGGATGAGACCATGATTCGTACAAGCAAAACTCTTACACCACTTGTTGCAATGTACTTCATACTCTATCACCTCTTCGTGACTCTGGTCAGTACTCACATTCCTTGGTAACCCATTCTGTATTCCAAAAGCTTAACACATATCTCTATCTTATAGATTGTGCTCTCGTTGTTCGTCGCAGTTATCTTGGACAACTTGGAATTGGATGAAGATATAAAGAAACTGAAGCAACTCAAGTTCAGGGAACAAAGTGCAGAGATCAAAGAAACTCTCCCATTTAGATTGagagttttcgaaaaatttccaGATTCACCACAAATGACAATTCTCCATAAGATTCCGAATGATTTTACACTGCCAAAAGTTCGTGAGTCTTTCATGAAGCACTTTGTCACAGAACTGGAATCCGATGATCCATCGTTGGTTGAAGGGATGATGAAGCAACCGACATCGGAATATTGGGAGTCAAATATTGTGTTCAAGAAGCGCAAGCCGGTACGAATAATGAACAAAACACCAAAGGTGCGATCCGTTGGAAGTAGTTTAAGGAAGTTGGCCATAACTCACATTATCAACGATTCCAACAACCAGAGACTGATGCTAGGGGATTCCGCTATTTTACCGGTAGTAGGCGCTAAATCCGGCCTAAAACCACAAGGAACTGTAACGCACCAGAAACAATGGAGGATGGATCAGAAGAAATTCGGTAGTCGTTCTATTCGTCGCAGTGTTCGTAGTGGTTCGATCAAGCTGAAGCAAACATATGAGCATTTGATGGAGAATGGTGATATAGGGGCTGCATCTAGGGTTTCTTCATCTAGAGCCAGACCCCATGATCTCGACATCAAGCTTCTTCAAGCAAAGCGTCAGCAAGCTGAGATGCGACGAAATCAACGTGAAGAAGATCTCAGAGAGAATCATCCATTCTTCGATACTCCCCTATTCATTGTGCCAAGAGAAAGTAGATTCCGAAAAGTATGCCAAAAATTAGTTCATGGCCGGTATGATGCACGACTTAAAGATCCTCTAACGGGAAAGGAGCGTAAAGTTCAGTACAAGAGCCTCCACAACTTCCTCGGTTTAGTCACCTATCTCGATTGGGTAATGATCTTTGTGACAACACTTTCCTGCAT
Proteins encoded in this window:
- the LOC129804878 gene encoding sodium leak channel NALCN, yielding MLGRKQSLKGEPILADYGPEESLNESADIEWVNKLWVRRLMRLCALVSLTSVSLNTPKTFERHPPLQYITFVCDTIVTFLFSAEMIAKMHIRGVYKGEVPYLKDHWCQFDATMVTFLWMSITLQVFEILGIVHEFSYLSIMRAPRPLIMIRFLRVFLKFSMPKSRINQIFKRSSQQIYNVTLFFLFFMSLYGLLGVQFFGELKNHCVLNTTEIDTLTINSLAIPDTFCSTDEDSGYQCPDGMKCMKMDFLTSYVQGFNGFEDIATSIFTVYQAASQEGWVFIMYRAIDSLPAWRAAFYFSTMIFFLAWLVKNVFIAVITETFNEIRVQFQQMWGVRGQIQNSTASQILSGDDTGWKLVTIDDNKHGGLAPETCHAVLRSPYFRLLVMSVILANGIVTATMHFRHDGRPRQVFYERYYYIEVTFTFFLDLETLFKIYCLGWRGYFKHSIHKFELLLAIGTTLHVIPGLYLSGLTYFQVLRVVRLIKASPMLEGFVYKIFGPGKKLGSLIIFTMCLLIISSSISMQLFCFLCDFTKFETFPEAFMSMFQILTQEAWVEVMDETMIRTSKTLTPLVAMYFILYHLFVTLIVLSLFVAVILDNLELDEDIKKLKQLKFREQSAEIKETLPFRLRVFEKFPDSPQMTILHKIPNDFTLPKVRESFMKHFVTELESDDPSLVEGMMKQPTSEYWESNIVFKKRKPVRIMNKTPKVRSVGSSLRKLAITHIINDSNNQRLMLGDSAILPVVGAKSGLKPQGTVTHQKQWRMDQKKFGSRSIRRSVRSGSIKLKQTYEHLMENGDIGAASRVSSSRARPHDLDIKLLQAKRQQAEMRRNQREEDLRENHPFFDTPLFIVPRESRFRKVCQKLVHGRYDARLKDPLTGKERKVQYKSLHNFLGLVTYLDWVMIFVTTLSCISMMFETPSYRVMEHPALQVAEYVFVIFMSLELALKILADGLFFTPKAYIKDVASALDVFIYVVSTTFLCWMPKQVPSNSAAQLLMILRCVRPLRIFTLVPHMRKVVYELCRGFKEILLVSTLLILLMFVFASYGVQLYGGRLARCNDPTILKREDCVGVFMRRVFVTKMKLTLGVNESYPSMLVPRVWANPRRFNFDNIGDAMLALFEVLSFKGWLDVRDVLIKAVGPVHAIYIHIYIFLGCMIGLTLFVGVVIANYSENKGTALLTVDQRRWCDLKKRLKIAQPLHLPPRPDGRKFRAFVYDITQHIVFKRCIAVVVLINSMLLSITWIKNEVHTERLVIVSTLLNFVFVIEVVMKNIAFTPRGYWQSRRNRYDLLVTVAGVVWIFLQTTLRSHLSYFLGFMVVILRFFTITGKHTTLKMLMLTVGVSVCKSFFIIFGMFLLVFFYALAGTILFGTVKYGEGIGRRANFGSPVTGVAMLFRIVTGEDWNKIMHDCMVQPPYCTPAGNYWETDCGNFTASLIYFCTFYVIITYIVLNLLVAIIMENFSLFYSNEEDALLSYADIRNFQNTWNVVDIHQRGVIPVRRVKFILRLLKGRLECDPQKDRLLFKYMCYELDKLHNGEDVTFHDVINMLSYRSVDIRKALQLEELLAREEFEYIIEEEVAKQTIRTWLEGCLKKIRTQNIAKQQNSLLAGLRATNEAPKPDSTEDKTTKEPQDSEQDSKDAETLRLRKKSQNVLNRSDSTGSASGRKFLAPTLSDPQARNDKERFSNSKKKTPRPQATTKNNLPFLNEFTHNQAQIVGPTNQLNLVYEVQGWFQEQVCCTVSSDEEE